Below is a window of Danio rerio strain Tuebingen ecotype United States chromosome 11, GRCz12tu, whole genome shotgun sequence DNA.
TGCTCTCTAATGAGTTTAGTGGGCACTCCAGCTGATAATCATAACACCAACTACTgggttacatttaaaaaaaaaaaaaagtatagtcCAACTTTAACTCAggggttgggtttgtccatacaaatatagacaaacccaacacCTGAGTTAAAGTCTGTTTAAATCCAGCATTTTAGAGTGCAGAACAAGATTTggtaagacaacaacaaactcactgtacacattattattattttattttctccctTCATCAGGTCTTCCTCAGCCCAGACTGTCAGCATCTGCTTCAGTTCTTCAGGAAACAGACACAGTTGAGCTGAGCTGTGACAATACTGAAGAGCTAAAGATGGAGATGTGTGTCTTCAACAAATATGGAAGAGAAGGTGACTCAAAAGTGAGCTCTTCATGTCAGCTCTCACTCACTGCATCTCAGATCAGTGTTTGGTCTGGAGCTCAGAGTTCATCAGTGAGAATAACCTGCTTCTACATTGTGAAAAAGGGACAAAATCAAACACCATCTCTTCAGTCTGATCCAGTGACAGTTACAGTCTTGAGTAAGTTAAAAGGGCTTGTACAGTATCTTTGACTTGTAAATTGacttctaataattctgattattGTCTCTGCAGCGTCAACACCAACCACCACAGCATATACTACTACAACAGCCATGAAAACATGTGAGTAACTGAGTTTGTAAATGAAGAAGACATTTACTCCATCGGAAAATGCCCTCTATAAAGATCAGTATTACTTGTTAAACATTTAGTATACTGTACATCACTGCAAATTTCACCATTTCTTTCAGCAACGTTAACTGTAACTTCGACTTCTGCAACCACAACAAACACAGAATCTGGTAAGTTACTGATTACAGCCTTTCtgattattttaaattgaatttgagaaattactgtgattttttttttttttagactttcaATCACAGACAGATTCCACGATACAAACCCTGGGTAAGTTCATCACTCTAGTTAAATGGCAAAAGCAATACAGGTTCATTGGGAAGTATGCCCAGGGCTATATTTTTCAGAAccaaaaaatatctgtaaagttttattattttatacactgaaaaaaaaaaacatttctgcaaaattgttgcaaagaATTAAAATGGgttgtatttaaacaaacaaattaaatttattaatgttcaactttatttttttgtttgaatttagcccaaataaattaacaaccacttaactaaaaaaattaaagacaaGGAATTTGAATACTTTTTAAAGCGTTTATTCTTTATTATGCTGTAATACATAGACTTACAGTATTAAAGACTTTTATCTTGAATTATTGTTTAAGATTCATCAGAGGAATCTACTGGAGAAACCACAGAAACCTGTAAGTGAAGATTGCctttatataaaacattattgCCTCATTTCACTTTAAATTCCTTTAGTGTTAAAATGAGTCTTAAATGAGTTAtgaaagcttttatttttatcaatatttactCTGAATGTTGTCCATTCACTTAAAACACAACACTGAGAGCAAGAATATTTTTTCAAAGACAACcttgatttttaaattaaattaaatgtatctaATATAAAAGCCTAACATTATTTCAGAAATGATCTTATTAAACATTATCATTACACTTTTTTTGTGCGCAGACTCATTGCTTAATTTCTGTCTGGACTCGGACTGATCTGCTTAACCAGTAAGTACAATGTTAATTGTGGAAAAACTGAATTTTATGATATAGAAATAATTGATAACCAAGTCTGTATTTCTGCAGGTTCTGATGATAATATTCTCCTGCcagatggaaaaaaaatgtttttaacttcTGCATACTCCTCAAAACTCCAATGACCTGCTTCATTTCCAAGtctgaaaataaatcaaacaaatacatgTCCATAAAAGGATTTTAAAGTGTGCACATTATACACAACGTATAACTAATAAACTGTTATTCTGATCAACAGGTCCTGTTTTTTTTCATATTCTgagcaaaaatgtatgtaatgttggttaaatgtgttaaagttgcTCTAATCAGGATTTTCAGTTACAGTTTGTAATTGTAACCGAAACATGTGGTTACAGTATACACCTTTATGTGGGTGTGTCCAACTTTGAGAGGTCACGCCCCTACTCCTCTggacatttaaagggccatgaaaccccctcgatacagcagggtgttttcacacctctactttggaaaaagtcagaaaagtgggcgtgtccagctctgtttaggggggagtgtcggaggaactaaagtgggatggtgtgggagtgtctatttgggcatgcgcgagtttcagtcaaaatacacacacatgagaaagtgatggtgtttaacctacatggacatctgtagtcgaattatttgccaaattattaaatgttggactttaactgcagtttggctctttcattcagggaattcattcatgcccctcgcgacaaacgcaatatttgattcgaggatctgctctaagcgtgtatttttcatgcaatgtttgataccgcacggcgaatgagagaaaaaaaaaactctgtattTCCAGGAAACCTAGATGCActtggcaggtagcgtcagaaagccgcgtgtgttattccggtcacaaaatgcggtgctatgtttgcactcagtgcaatagttaacttaattcgatacgaacaaactgaataaacaaagagcactggtcgctcacttaccaaatctgtagagacaggacaatcaccagcaactagagccgcgtctttatgaagaggagactaacgttacaatcgaatccggatttcagcgtttgcagatgagaacagctctcaggtaaacaatgttcctccttagacacgtaagttattgttgttgagcgtcgcgtacactgttaatccacacgtgatccagatgagctctcacagagagaaaatgaaaacgaaacttaatggcagcaaactataaaagcaacacttcacgcttgttttgccaacacaacgtggcgtctctgtggcgtaaacacggtgacagtaatgaatattaatgaagttgcacaatagagcgcgctgattggtttgaaccaagtcttactcatgcattaatgcatcacactgtaagacgtaaaaagactcactctggcacagacgcccagtctgcacgctgtaatacacgctattatgtcatgaccgtgacgcagcttcaaaaattagtttcaaacaggaagtacgaatttgcttgaaataacgcaaaaacaaccaatttacactttttagtgaaatataggtgtcctaatagtgtttttagcagtgtgcgacacatatacgactgtcaacagctcaaaaaatgtgttttggtgtttcgtgaccctttaaatgaaACACACACATAGTCAGTGCAGAAAAGTCTTTACCACAGGAATAGGATTTCTATAGGTTTCATCACATTAAATGTAAGAATTTCCAAGGCTTTTAGACAATTATGAATCAGATTTCAGACTAAacgctaatttttttttctaatggcccagtaaaacataaaaaaaaaaaaatatttaaaacatattattgTAAAGAAGACAACTAAACCATAATGGTAAATAAAGttattgagatgaaatgttagtGATTGGATGGGTATTAGCCCGACTGGGTAcaggtagctttacatggacagagGAAATTTAAGACCATGCAGTTTAAAGTGATTCAAGAACTACAACATAATATTTCAGTGagtttaagacttttaaggcctaaaataccctgaatacatttttttttttggtgggaaaTCCTATATTGTGCTTCTGAGGCTTAAAAAgtttttgaattcatcttcagaaTCACTAGTTTTTACACCATttacacaaaatgtaaaaagaggcaatttaacagatttttttaaataaacaatttcatAAAATTAGAGCACTTATTGCCctattgtttaattgtattttacaaGTTTGTATCATTTTCTCTGTCAAACATTTGTCCATTTAATGAGTAACTGTGTCCGCCTTTATTATTTGACTGTATGTTTTATTGCTTATCGTCTAGTCTCTCTCATTGTAAGTCTATAGTTTGTTACATTTGCGAAACTGATTACAGATGGCATTTGCTCTAGATTAAAATAAAGCTGTGCACGTGGCCTCATGACGAATGTTCATCATCATAGATGGACTGCACGAAGCATCAAATGGTTTCCTGTGGTCTAATGCGTTACTTCCTAATTCACTCATGAGCTGAGTTTCATGTCTGTTTCCCACTCGCTGCAATGGAGATTTTCATCTTCATCGTTTTTCTTATTATGGAGGTACAGTGTTACAGTAAGTGatctttaatgtttaatattcaaTACGTATGTCTACTTTTGTAGCGAAAAAAGTCTGATTGTTAATAATCTCTGTGATCAATACTGTAAAAGTTTAAGCAAAACACATGAAAACTGAACCCATTAAGTGTGTCAACATTTGGTTAACTATAGAGATAATAAGAGTTTAAATGTTAAACCAAAACTCAAGCAATAGTTTGATAATGATAGATGTAAATGTGGTCAGTCAGTGAGGagatattgattgattgatctgtTTTGTGTTGTTCCAGATGCTCCTACTGTTCGTGTTTCTTCAGATGTCATTAGTGAGATCAGCTCAGTGAAGATCAGCTGTGAGACACCAGCATATGTTACAGTGACTCAGTGTTATTTCACTATAAACAGAGAAGATAAGCATGTAAAAGTCAGTCCATCATGTGAGCAGGAGTTCAGTGGTGCTGGATTGCTCTTATGGGCAAATAGAAAATCACCTCAATCAGTCGACATTATCTGCTACTACACAACAAATGAGAGAGGAATTATTATTCCATCATCTCCTTCTCCTGCTGCCACAGTGACTGTTCTAGGTGAAACATTTCACTGCAGTACTTGTGTCtgacaaattattatttgtttcttattaacttgtttatttcactttaaacagaCACACTTCAGAAACCCTTCATCAGTGTTAGTGAAGATGATGATCTGCCCACAATATCGTGTGAAATACCACTATCAGTCAGAGCTGAATTCAGATGTAGTTTCTACACTGAAGATGGAGCTCGTCTGATCAGAAGTTTCTCTCAGAGGAGTCAAAATAAAGAGAatcatatttgtatattttatccaAACTACAGTAATCTCTTCACACAGTCGGTGAACAGCAGACAGATAAGCTGTGATTATACAACAGCCATCAAGACTGACTTCACATCCCCACGGAGTGACACAGTCACCATCAGAGGTGAGAATGTTTTTGTTGAAACATACTGTATGATCAGCTTTAAAGATTACAGAAACCTGTAATCCTGTAGCCAGTGTAACTTACTAGTAAATCAGTATTTCAGAATGTCATGGCAGGTGGCTAATTAATAAATGAGAgtcactaaactaaactaataaagaaaatattgaaaaaaagctATGTAGTTGTAGAAATCTATCAGACACTTAAAGTTTGCTTGAAACGTAAGTTAAGATTGTGCCTTTTTACACTATTGTGACGTTACGTACATATGGAAACCATGGGAAATAGGAAAAAATGTAGCGCTGTTCATGATTTAATCTTTTGGGAATCGAATGAATTATTGAAAGATGGACATtaacaaaatgaaggaagattGGTCAAGGCAGAGATAAAGCACATGCTGTAAAGACGTATGTTAGTATGGGTCCATAAGAAGAAAAGTGAAAACAAGTTGTTTTGAGGGGAAGAGAAGGTTATGGTAATTGATAAAAGTTTatgagggatttttttttttttttttacaaatgaataagGAGCAAAGatacatcattaaaaaaacaatactatattaatataaaaataagtagagtaaattaaaatgttatggCAACTTTACTGTGTAAATTCTCTAAAGAACAAATTGTAAGACCTTTTCAGACAAATCATAGTGTGATCGGATATATTTAGACAAGATTTAAGGATCTTTTGAGCTGATCATCTGATAAAAGTTGTAAAAAATAGCACTTGTTTTGTAAAGTGTCAATGTAATAACCAGAAATGACAAAAAATCTCTTGGTAATTATTCTCACTGTCTATCATTGTTTCCTTGTAAAAAAAAACCTCACTTCATCCAGGAAGAaaggaaataaatatacaaacaaacaaaaccattcattcattttcttttcggcttagtcctttattaatcaggggtcgccacagcgaatgaTCTCCCATACACACttactcacatacacacatacactacggacaatttagtttacccaattcacctatagtgcacgtctttggacttgtggggaaaacaggagcTCTTGcagtaaacccacgccaacacgaggagaacatgcaaactccacacagaaatgccaattgacccagccgaggctcgaaccagcgacattcttgctgtgaggctacccactgtgccaattTGACACCCAACAAAaccattaaaataatatattatattattagtattattgcaGTTATGcaatttattaagaataaaataactaaataataaattacatttacaatacAATTATTTTTGATTCTCAGCGTGTGAAGAGTCACAGTTTCAGTTTGTTCTAAAACTGGAAATGTGTCAATGTGTGCACTTATTTGAAGAGAAAATTGTTTTGCATTGTTATCTCATGCACACTACATGATTGTGCATGTAAAACTGCATGTGACAGACTTTGAGTGCAAGAAAGCGAGTGAATAAACTGTTTCTGTTTTAGTTTGTCTTATGAGAGTATAGGTCATTTCTGTGGGCTGCTAGTATGCTATAATTGCATGGCGTGAACAGCAAAACAGAAGTGTAAAAACACCAGGATGTATTTGGGTTATTCTCACGAAACCATTAAAACAACATGGcacttacaattttaaatattaagctTAGTAATTTGgttatacaaaaaatattataataaaaacaacactgtTCTCTACGAAGCACAATGTGTAACttcaacattatttatttttagtaattttaCGGCGGTTTTTACTGAAATTCTCATTACCAAAACGTGTCCATGTATGTTTGAATGTGTGTTATgttgtaatttaaacaaattagcccAAAAATTTCAGCATAAAACCAAATTAATTGTTGGGGGTTGTGACGGTCAGTCATGTCTGTCCGCAACGCCACTGAGCAGATATAAACATTCAGTCCTCAAGTCTGTGCCAACACAAATTTGTTAAGTtagcttaatagtttttacaaatttaagtagatggAACATACAACAATTAAATTGTTCCAACAAAATTAAATTGTGTCATTTCAacttaaataagttgtttgaacaagcagaaaaagtAATTTTGTGAGTGTACATTTGCTGCTGTGCCCAATTCTGACTCTACAATAACACTGATGATAATGAATGCTTTGGGTTAGATTTGGAAATAattgccctttgtcaccaattcttttcataatttatatggacagaatttcaaagcgtagccttgggctggagggggtccggttcggggaccacaggattttatCTCTGTtagggctgatttatacttctgcgtcaaacgctggcatatgctacggcgctgacgcatagcccttcgccgtggccatcggcgtcgctgatgtgcacctctcaaaaaatgtaactacacgtggcaacaacacgtagcgcaagctctgtgattggttggcttggtagcgctgacgagtctgggcggggccgagagccgcgcgagcggcgctagcccaatggagcgattgtttacaagtatggagttctgtgaaggagctccagatggaaagttttgttttgtgtttacctcatagttaaagttgttgcacgtccgccggttcctgcctcaaaatgagcgagtttgagccacttgtacatcccagaagtgttcaggaaacgcaaaacatCAGTGAAGacactcgacacagagaaacatttacacctcactgctaactagcatttcggaagagttaatgcagaccaacagagacagcgcgcagaagtataaatgcacagctacgctcGTTGCATActccgtgggttacgccggtcacttgacgcagaagtataaaccagactttATTCGCAGAAGATGTTGGCTTCaacgaacatggaccttcagcatgcactggggcggtttgctgccgagtgtgaatcagcacctccaagtccgaggccatggtgctccacaggaaaaaggtggtttgccatttccaggttggaggaaagtccttaccccaggtggaggagttcaagtatcacGGGGGAgagagggaaggatggaacgtaagactgacaggcggatcggtgcagcggcagcagtaatgcactCGATGTACCGGTTGGTTGTGGTAAAAAAAGCGCTGAGCCAAAAAGCAAAGTTCTtcatttaccggtcaatctaagTTCCTACTTTCACCCATGAtcttgagctttgggtcatgactgaaaggacaagatctcggatacaagtggctGAAATGAGATTCCTTCACAAGGgtgcagggcgcactcttatagatagggtgaggagcgcTGACACCTgagaggagcttggagtagagccgctgcttctcCACATCAAGTGAAGTCAGCAAGGAGAGCCCGAGAGATAGTAAAAGACAAGACAAGAGAAGCCAGCCAGGAGAGATAGGGGAGGGAGAGGAAAAAGTGCGACTGCCTTTGCCGAAAGCCAAAGAAAGATTTTGAAACATTTCGTagcctcaacatttttgctttGGCAGTTTAAGTGTTTCACAAAGCCTCACTCTGCCCACCAGTAGAAAACTGGCAAAAAGTTTGAAGGAGGCTGCTAAAAATCCTTTATGGAAAACAgtccaaaaacaacacaaacatggTAAGGAAAAGAAGGACAAGAATGTTTAGGATTGCACACtttacagaaaaagaaaactacGCAGGGAGAGAGAAACTTAAGGTTTTTTATAGTCAAGCGTAATCTGTGAGAATGatcttcagctgtgtgtttgtgcttaTATCAGTCCAGATTGATTGGTATATCAATCTGGACTGATTGATATACCAGATTGATATGACAGATTCAGATTGTTCAAAGCTGTAATGGGTGTTGATTGGCGCAAAGCATCATGGTAGTTGTAGTCCATGTGAATGACAGGTAGCATACAGATAGACAGAGTGCTCTCTAATGAGTTTAGTGGGCACTCCAGCTGATAATCATAACACCAACTACTgggttacatttaaaaaaaaaaaaaagtatagtcCAACTTTAACTCAggggttgggtttgtccatacaaatatagacaaacccaacacCTGAGTTAAAGTATGTTTAAATCCAGCATTTTAGAGTGCAGAACAAGATTTTGTAGGACAACAGCAAACTCACtgtacacattattattattttcttttctccCTTAATCAGCTCTTCCTCAGCCCAGACTGTCAGCATCTGCTTCAGTTCTTCAGGAAACAGACACAGTTGAGCTGAGCTGTGACAATACTGAAGAGCTAAAGATGGAGATGTGTGTCTTCAACAAATATGGAAGAGAAGATGACTCAAAAGTGAGCTCTTCATGTCAGCTCTCACTCACTGCATCTCAGATCAGTGTTTGGTCTGGAGCTCAGAGTTCATCAGTGAACATAACCTGCTTCTACAATGTGAGGAAAGGACAAAATCAAATACCATCTCCTCAGTCTGATCCAGTGACAGTTACAGTCTTGAGTAAGTTAAAAGGGCTTGTACAGTATCTTTGACTTGTAAATTGacttctaataattctgattattGTCTCTGCAGCGTCAACACCAACCACCACAGCATATACTACTACAACAGCCATGAAAACATGTGAGTAACTGAGTTTGTAAATGAAGAAGACATTTACTCCATCGGAAAATGCCCTCTATAAAGATCAGTATTACTTGTTAAACATTTAGTATACTGTACATCACTGCAAATTTCACCATTTCTTTCAGCAACGTTAACTGTAACTTCGACTTCTGCAACCACAACAAAAACAGAATCTGGTAAGTTACTGATTACAGCCTTTCtgattattttaaattgaatttgagaaattactgtgatttatctttttttttagactttcAATCACAGACAGATTCCACGATACAAACCCTGGGTAAGTTCATCACTCTAGTTAAATGGCAAAAGCAATACAGGTTCATTGGGAAGTATGCCCAGGGCTATATTTTTCAGAAccaaaaaatatctgtaaagttttattattttatacactgaaaaaaaaaaaacatttctgcaaaattgttgcaaagaATTAATATGGgttgtatttaaacaaacaaattaaatttattaatgttcaactttatttttttgtttgaatttagcccaaataaattaacaaccacttaactaaaaaaattaaagacaaGGAATTTGAATACTTTTTAAAGCGTTTATTCTTTATTATGCTGTAATACATAGACTTACAGTATTAAAGACTTTTATCTTGAATTATTGTTTAAGATTCATCAGAGGAATCTACTGGAGAAACCACAGAAACCTGTAAGTGAAGATTGCctttatataaaacattattgCCTCATTTCACTTTAAATTCCTTTAGTGTTAAAATGAGTCTTAAATGAGTTAtgaaagcttttatttttatcaatatttactCTGAATGTTGTCCATTCACTTAAAACACAACACTGAGAGCAAGAATATTTTTTCAAAGACAACCttgatttttaaattgaattaaacatatttattataaaagcCTAACATTATTTCAGAAATGATCTTATTAAACATTATCATTACACTTTTTTTGTGCGCAGACTCATTGCTTAATTTCTGTCTGGACTCGGACTGATCTGCTTAACCAGTAAGTACAATGTTAATTGTGGAAAAACTGAATTTCATGATATAGAAATAATTGATAACCAAGTCTGTATTTCTGCAGGTTCTGATGATAATATTCTCCTGCcagatggaaaaaaaatgtttttaacttcTGCATACTCCTCAAAACACCAATGACCTGCTTCATTTCCAAGtctgaaaataaatcaaacaaatacatgTCCATAAAAGGATTTTAAAGTGTGCACATTATACACAAGGTATAACTAATAAACTGTTATTCTGATCAACAGGTCCTGTTTTTTTTCATATTCTgagcaaaaatgtatgtaatattggttaaatgtgttaaagttgcTCTAATCAGGATTTTCAGTTACAGTTTGTAATTGTAACCGAAACATGTGGTTACAGTAAACACCTTTATgtgggtgtgtccagctttgAGAGGTCACGCCCCTACTCCTCCcgacatttaaagggccatgaaaccccctcgctacagcagggtgttttcacacctctactttggaaaaagtcagaaaagtgggcgtgtccagctctgtttaggggggagtgtcggaggaactaaagtgggatggtgtgggagtgtctatttgggcacgcgcgagtttcagtcaaaatacacacacatgagaaagtgatggtgtttaacctacatggacatctgtagtcgaattatttgccaaattattaaatgttggactttaactgcagtttggctctttcattcagggaattcattca
It encodes the following:
- the LOC141376706 gene encoding uncharacterized protein yields the protein MEIFIFIVFLIMEVQCYNAPTVRVSSDVISEISSVKISCETPAYVTVTQCYFTINREDKHVKVSPSCEQEFSGAGLLLWANRKSPQSVDIICYYTTNERGIIIPSSPSPAATVTVLDTLQKPFISVSEDDDLPTISCEIPLSVRAEFRCSFYTEDGARLIRSFSQRSQNKENHICIFYPNYSNLFTQSVNSRQISCDYTTAIKTDFTSPRSDTVTIRALPQPRLSASASVLQETDTVELSCDNTEELKMEMCVFNKYGREDDSKVSSSCQLSLTASQISVWSGAQSSSVNITCFYNVRKGQNQIPSPQSDPVTVTVLTSTPTTTAYTTTTAMKTSTLTVTSTSATTTKTESDFQSQTDSTIQTLDSSEESTGETTETYSLLNFCLDSD